A genomic region of Gemmata massiliana contains the following coding sequences:
- a CDS encoding aminotransferase class V-fold PLP-dependent enzyme, whose product MSNESQPGPNASAAPNWGAARAQIILDPTVTMLNTGSFGPLPRPVFDHATALRLRLAAGPTDFFVRQVPPLLWEARERTAAFLGTKPHRLVFTANVSAAINLVASGLKLNAPGEILMSDHEYGAMIWCWERVAQRQGLTIRTFPLPTMATDPGALVEAATRAMSPRTRLLFFSHVLSPTGLVLPAQELCAEARKRGIISVVDGAHAPVYIPLNVSSVNADFYTANLHKWLLAPSGAGFLVIGPGNEDRLQPLHVSWGYHADKYPLGAAVKPGSAGDRSRDTTNEVAPSAGPDSRDNYGSTPRTRFLEFEGTRDICPWLAVPTAIDFQAELGFDAVRGRIAELAAHTRRVIGGTGLPLATPAAPGMCGAMTAFELPPGLSAPALRKEFWARRVEIPVIERPNRLLVRVSHHFYTTEGEIDRLAEVLPDVLAASRG is encoded by the coding sequence ATGAGCAACGAAAGTCAGCCGGGCCCGAACGCGAGCGCGGCCCCCAACTGGGGAGCGGCCCGCGCCCAGATCATTCTCGATCCGACCGTCACGATGCTCAACACCGGCTCGTTCGGTCCGCTCCCGCGTCCGGTGTTCGACCACGCGACCGCACTGCGGCTCCGGCTCGCGGCCGGGCCGACGGACTTCTTCGTGCGCCAGGTGCCCCCACTGTTGTGGGAAGCGCGCGAGCGCACCGCCGCGTTCCTCGGCACGAAACCGCACCGGCTCGTGTTCACCGCGAATGTGTCCGCAGCGATCAACCTGGTCGCGTCCGGGCTGAAGTTGAACGCGCCCGGCGAGATCCTGATGTCTGACCACGAGTACGGTGCGATGATCTGGTGCTGGGAGCGCGTCGCGCAGCGCCAGGGGCTCACGATCCGCACGTTCCCGTTGCCCACAATGGCGACCGATCCCGGTGCGCTCGTGGAGGCCGCAACGCGCGCGATGTCCCCGCGCACGCGGCTCCTGTTCTTCAGCCACGTCCTGTCACCGACGGGGCTGGTACTCCCGGCGCAAGAACTGTGTGCGGAAGCTCGCAAGCGCGGAATCATTTCGGTCGTGGACGGCGCCCACGCCCCCGTTTACATCCCGCTCAACGTTTCCAGTGTGAACGCGGACTTTTACACCGCGAACCTGCACAAGTGGCTGCTCGCCCCGAGCGGCGCCGGGTTTCTCGTAATCGGTCCTGGCAACGAAGACCGGTTGCAGCCGCTCCACGTGAGCTGGGGCTACCACGCGGACAAGTACCCCCTTGGAGCGGCCGTGAAGCCCGGCTCTGCGGGCGACAGGTCGCGAGACACAACGAACGAGGTGGCGCCGTCCGCCGGTCCGGACTCGCGCGACAACTACGGCAGTACCCCGCGGACCCGGTTCCTGGAGTTCGAGGGCACGCGCGACATCTGCCCATGGCTCGCGGTGCCCACCGCGATCGATTTCCAAGCCGAACTCGGGTTCGACGCCGTGCGCGGGCGCATTGCAGAACTCGCCGCGCACACACGTCGGGTCATCGGCGGTACCGGTCTACCGCTCGCGACCCCAGCCGCACCGGGCATGTGCGGAGCAATGACTGCGTTCGAGTTGCCACCCGGTCTCAGCGCCCCAGCGCTCCGCAAAGAGTTCTGGGCGCGCCGCGTGGAAATCCCGGTGATCGAGCGCCCGAACCGGTTACTGGTCCGCGTGAGCCACCACTTCTACACGACCGAGGGCGAAATCGACCGGCTGGCCGAAGTGCTGCCCGACGTTCTAGCCGCGAGTCGCGGTTGA
- a CDS encoding response regulator, with protein MLPPDDQPLGADRYDPLTDQFRSAFQVRTDRPQLSPIGPTPALDTVDDRAHDLLRVMVVDDNVDAADALAALTEVLGCETRVCYGGTAALKALAEEIPDVLLLDLSMPDVNGLEVAARARALAGRHMFLLVATTALGDWEDRTATALAGFHFHLVKPVDMATLRATLDRFRSVRRTSLQLAPDSTSGASGLK; from the coding sequence ATGCTACCCCCAGACGATCAGCCACTCGGCGCGGATCGCTACGATCCGCTAACCGACCAGTTTCGGTCCGCCTTCCAGGTCAGGACCGACCGCCCCCAATTGTCCCCGATCGGACCCACGCCCGCGCTCGACACCGTGGACGACCGGGCACACGACCTGCTGCGCGTGATGGTGGTGGACGATAACGTGGACGCGGCCGACGCGCTGGCCGCGCTGACCGAAGTTTTGGGATGCGAAACGCGCGTGTGCTACGGCGGTACCGCCGCGCTGAAGGCGCTCGCGGAAGAAATACCGGACGTTCTGCTTCTTGACTTGAGCATGCCCGACGTGAACGGGCTAGAGGTCGCGGCCCGTGCTCGTGCGCTGGCCGGGCGCCACATGTTCCTACTGGTCGCAACAACGGCGCTGGGGGACTGGGAAGATCGCACCGCAACTGCACTGGCCGGGTTCCATTTTCACCTCGTCAAACCCGTTGATATGGCAACGCTCCGGGCCACACTGGACCGGTTCCGGTCGGTTCGGCGCACGTCCCTCCAGCTCGCTCCGGACTCCACGTCAGGCGCGTCCGGCCTAAAGTAA